A single genomic interval of Prunus dulcis chromosome 5, ALMONDv2, whole genome shotgun sequence harbors:
- the LOC117628309 gene encoding plastoglobulin-1, chloroplastic: protein MALIFTSHSSLFSKSFTHQLSFPTPKSQSLSLLSFPSPNPNPKLPSLHIRSSLSDDTPTDGDRPTKITDEWGEEAAPEAEPASKVSESDPPQNEDEWGGGGDDVVEIGNGSPAKAEAEIEEKVDGKFSELKRALADTVYGTEFGFRAGSEVRAEVLELVNQLEAVNPNPAPTANPGLLDGNWVLLYTASSELLPLLAAGSTPLLKVSKIGQSIDTSSLTIVNSTTLSGPFATFSFSASASFEVRSPSRIQVEFKEGSVLPPKIKSSVDLPQEVDIFGQKINLSPVQRTLNPLQEAVASISRAISGQPPFKVSIPGERTKSWLLITYLDEDLRISRGDGGLFVLAREGSPLIVQ, encoded by the exons ATGGCTCTCATCTTCACCTCAcactcttctctcttctccaaAAGCTTCACCCACCAACTCTCatttccaaccccaaaatcccAATCTCTATCTCTCCTCTCTTTCCCCTcaccaaaccctaaccctaagcTCCCCTCACTCCATATACGCTCCTCTCTCTCCGACGATACCCCCACAGACGGCGACCGTCCGACGAAGATCACTGACGAGTGGGGCGAGGAGGCCGCCCCGGAGGCCGAACCCGCATCCAAAGTCTCCGAATCGGACCCTCCGCAGAACGAGGATGAGTGgggaggtggaggagatgaTGTCGTTGAAATTGGGAATGGGAGTCCGGCCAAAGCTGAGGCTGAGATTGAGGAGAAGGTGGATGGTAAGTTTAGTGAGCTCAAGAGGGCTTTGGCAGACACTGTTTATGGGACTGAATTCGGGTTTCGGGCCGGGTCTGAGGTCAGGGCGGAGGTCTTAGAGTTGGTTAACCAGTTGGAGGCGGTCAATCCAAACCCGGCTCCGACGGCGAATCCGGGTCTTCTTGATGGCAACTGGGTTTTGCT GTACACTGCATCCTCTGAGCTGTTGCCACTTCTGGCTGCAGGTAGTACACCTTTGTTGAAAGTGAGTAAAATAGGCCAATCGATTGACACCAGCAGCTTAACCATAGTGAACTCAACCACGTTGTCTGGCCCTTTTGCCACATTCTCTTTCAGTGCATCCGCTAGCTTTGAAGTTAGAAGCCCTTCAAGAATTCAG GTTGAATTCAAGGAAGGCAGCGTTTTGCCTCCAAAGATAAAGTCAAGTGTTGATCTCCCGCAAGAAGTGGATATCTTTGGGCAGAAAATCAATTTATCACCTGTCCAGCGAACTCTCAATCCTTTGCAGGAAGCTGTTGCAAGTATCTCAAGAGCCATTTCTGGTCAGCCACCATTTAAGGTTTCCATTCCAGGAGAGCGGACGAAATCTTGGCTTCTTATTACATATCTTGATGAGGATCTCCGGATCTCGAGGGGGGATGGTGGTCTTTTTGTGCTTGCTAGAGAAGGCAGCCCCCTCATAGTTCAGTAA